The Bradyrhizobium ottawaense genome window below encodes:
- a CDS encoding type II toxin-antitoxin system RelE/ParE family toxin, translating into MTTQKPVVWIGSSKDDLRAFPDEVRRVMGFAINDAQNGDEHPRAKALKGFGGRSVLEVIDDEDGDTFRAVYTVRFAGVIYVLHAFQKKSKKGIETPEHDILVIQARLKAAEAHYQENYGKGGKK; encoded by the coding sequence ATGACCACACAGAAGCCCGTAGTTTGGATCGGATCGTCAAAGGACGATCTACGAGCTTTCCCGGACGAGGTTCGCCGCGTCATGGGGTTTGCGATCAATGATGCACAAAACGGCGACGAGCATCCTCGTGCCAAGGCCTTAAAGGGCTTTGGTGGCCGGAGTGTACTGGAGGTCATCGACGATGAAGATGGCGATACGTTCCGTGCCGTCTACACCGTACGCTTCGCTGGCGTTATCTATGTCCTTCATGCCTTCCAAAAGAAGTCGAAGAAGGGGATTGAGACTCCGGAGCACGACATCTTGGTAATTCAGGCCCGGTTGAAGGCAGCCGAGGCTCATTACCAAGAGAACTACGGAAAAGGAGGCAAGAAATGA
- the istB gene encoding IS21-like element ISBj11 family helper ATPase IstB translates to MSTTNVVDTARLNLLLNELRLPAIKALWPQFAEQSDKEGWPAARFLATIAEHEIAERGRRRIERHLVEARLPTGKTFDSFDFEAVPMISKAQMTALAAGDGWLGKGANLLLFGPPGGGKSHLAAAIGLALIENGWRVLFTRTTDLVQKLQVARRELNLEGAINRLDRFDLVILDDLAYVTKDQAETSVLFELISARYERRSLLITANQPFGEWNKVFPDPAMTLAAIDRLVHHATIVEMNVESYRRRTALERKRGPGRPPEHATQKTLA, encoded by the coding sequence ATGAGCACAACCAACGTAGTCGACACCGCGCGCCTCAATCTGTTGCTCAACGAGCTGCGGCTGCCCGCCATCAAGGCGCTGTGGCCGCAATTTGCCGAGCAATCCGATAAAGAAGGCTGGCCGGCGGCGCGCTTCCTCGCCACCATTGCCGAGCACGAGATCGCTGAGCGCGGCCGCCGCCGCATCGAGCGCCATCTCGTCGAGGCGCGGCTGCCTACCGGAAAGACCTTTGACAGCTTCGACTTCGAGGCCGTGCCGATGATCTCCAAGGCGCAAATGACCGCACTCGCCGCCGGCGACGGCTGGCTCGGCAAGGGCGCCAATCTGCTGCTGTTTGGTCCGCCCGGTGGAGGCAAGAGCCACTTGGCGGCAGCAATCGGCTTGGCCCTCATCGAGAACGGATGGCGCGTCCTGTTCACCCGCACCACCGATCTCGTGCAGAAGCTCCAGGTGGCTCGCCGCGAGCTCAACCTCGAGGGCGCCATCAACCGCCTCGATCGCTTCGATCTCGTCATCTTGGACGATCTTGCCTATGTCACCAAGGACCAGGCCGAGACCAGTGTGCTGTTCGAGCTCATCAGCGCACGCTACGAGCGACGCTCTTTGCTGATCACCGCCAATCAGCCCTTTGGAGAATGGAACAAGGTCTTTCCGGACCCAGCTATGACCCTCGCGGCGATCGATCGCCTTGTTCACCACGCCACCATCGTCGAGATGAACGTCGAGAGCTATCGCAGGCGGACTGCCCTCGAGCGAAAGCGTGGTCCAGGGCGGCCACCGGAGCACGCGACACAAAAAACGCTCGCTTGA
- a CDS encoding DUF3800 domain-containing protein, whose protein sequence is MDIDELRDAEIQLHGLTKADGVYTFYHDETNNIRKLYIDDGRLNVAELKVFVLGGIVHEGAPRPIEIQSLREAMRIQKTAPEIKLEHVAKGNFLDVLRSRKLTTFLRWLIDNGLMIHYHELDPFYWSVADIIDSIVPELGNPMLLQYHVLLKSDLVAVLRCELAATIQLFHDFGYPGLSPEGRRPFLDRLIEILERNSDVLRHFNAMMLKGVLQAGRALESLEFIEGYYPNLLIDEFSTFYQGRIAIFKNSTHIFDMEKVIHDRLLETPLTSQGKPVANFRFADSKAELGLQISDVIVGVLGKMHTYFTNTGHEDVAADREALAGTSLENAKLLSDLISASHAANVTFLHHVVSVHDIDKLDLFLRFPDGAHVA, encoded by the coding sequence ATGGATATTGACGAACTTCGGGATGCTGAAATCCAGCTACATGGTTTGACCAAGGCCGACGGCGTCTATACGTTTTATCACGATGAGACCAACAATATCCGCAAGTTGTATATTGACGATGGACGTTTGAACGTTGCTGAGCTGAAGGTATTCGTCCTCGGCGGCATTGTGCATGAAGGAGCACCGCGACCGATTGAGATTCAATCGCTTCGAGAAGCGATGCGTATCCAGAAGACGGCTCCGGAAATCAAACTGGAGCATGTCGCCAAGGGTAACTTTCTTGACGTTCTTCGCTCCCGAAAGCTGACCACGTTCCTTCGATGGCTTATCGATAACGGGTTGATGATCCACTATCACGAGCTGGATCCATTCTACTGGTCAGTTGCAGATATCATCGATTCGATCGTGCCTGAACTTGGCAATCCGATGCTCTTGCAATACCACGTCTTGCTGAAAAGCGACCTCGTCGCAGTGCTGCGCTGCGAACTGGCCGCAACCATCCAGCTATTTCACGATTTCGGCTATCCGGGGTTATCACCCGAGGGGCGGAGACCCTTCCTCGACAGGCTCATTGAGATTCTCGAACGTAACAGTGATGTCCTCCGGCATTTCAATGCAATGATGTTGAAAGGTGTACTGCAGGCCGGACGGGCGCTGGAGAGTCTGGAGTTCATTGAAGGTTATTACCCGAACCTGCTCATCGATGAGTTCAGTACCTTTTACCAGGGACGTATCGCGATCTTCAAGAATTCGACCCACATCTTCGACATGGAGAAGGTCATCCACGACCGCCTGCTGGAAACACCTCTGACCAGCCAGGGGAAACCGGTTGCGAACTTCCGATTTGCGGATTCCAAAGCCGAGCTAGGGCTTCAGATCTCAGACGTTATTGTGGGCGTCTTAGGAAAGATGCACACCTACTTTACGAACACGGGTCATGAGGACGTCGCTGCGGATCGAGAGGCTCTGGCCGGGACGAGCCTGGAGAACGCAAAACTCTTGTCGGACCTCATCTCAGCTTCGCATGCAGCCAATGTCACGTTCCTTCATCATGTCGTCAGTGTGCACGACATAGATAAGCTTGATCTGTTTCTTCGCTTTCCAGATGGGGCTCACGTTGCATGA
- a CDS encoding DUF3551 domain-containing protein: MPYLLATGILALPILVSFGSDLTAASRVHSYTPPARQDVYCLQGRAWGYPGNCQFSTYSQCMATASGTYAYCGINPMYAFERQGRQLR; the protein is encoded by the coding sequence ATGCCTTACCTTCTCGCTACCGGAATCCTAGCACTTCCTATCCTCGTCAGCTTTGGATCAGATTTGACCGCTGCTTCACGGGTTCATTCGTACACCCCACCGGCTCGCCAAGACGTTTATTGCCTGCAGGGCCGAGCCTGGGGATATCCGGGCAACTGCCAGTTCTCGACCTACAGTCAGTGCATGGCTACCGCATCCGGCACCTACGCTTATTGCGGTATCAATCCGATGTACGCCTTCGAGCGACAGGGAAGGCAATTGCGCTGA
- a CDS encoding helix-turn-helix domain-containing protein yields MSKAIKATAGSDNIFADLGFANPEEELLKAKLIRELRAIIKRRKLTQTKAAELLGLKQPDVSALVTGRVGKFSIDRIVRCLDRLNYRVDVVIRHKPVRRASSRAAA; encoded by the coding sequence ATGAGTAAGGCAATTAAAGCAACCGCAGGCAGCGATAATATTTTCGCTGACCTTGGCTTTGCCAATCCTGAGGAAGAACTCCTCAAAGCCAAACTTATTCGTGAGCTTCGTGCGATCATCAAACGTCGCAAGTTGACTCAGACAAAGGCTGCCGAACTGCTAGGCCTTAAACAGCCTGATGTATCTGCCCTAGTGACCGGCCGCGTAGGGAAGTTCTCGATCGACAGGATTGTTCGATGCCTAGATCGGCTTAATTATCGTGTGGACGTCGTTATCCGTCATAAGCCCGTTCGTCGCGCATCCTCGCGAGCTGCGGCCTAA
- a CDS encoding IS3-like element ISRj2 family transposase (programmed frameshift) → MTKKSRRTHSPAFKAKVALAAVKGDKTLAELAQLFDVHPNQITIWKNQLLEGAAGVFGHDKTSAETPVDLKALHAKIGELALENGFFVRRAHQGGPAERKAMIDRGHDLSIVRQAKVLKLARSTVYYEPRPVSAEDLALMRRLDELHLDYPFAGARMLRSLLRREGVYAGRRHIATLMKRMGIEAVYRRPNTSKPAPGHKIYPYLLRGLKIERPDHAWAMDITYIPMRRGFVYLAAVVDVFSRRVLAHRVSITMEAAFCVQAVQEALAKHGRPEIFNTDQGSQFTSLEFTDVLLDAKIAISMDGKGAWRDNVFVERLWRTVKYEEVYLRVYDSVSEARASIAKYLAFYNQGRPHSSLDGRTPDEAYFGTQAMVMAA, encoded by the exons ATGACGAAGAAGAGCCGCCGGACGCATTCTCCGGCATTCAAGGCGAAGGTTGCTTTGGCTGCGGTCAAAGGAGACAAGACACTGGCGGAGCTGGCGCAACTGTTTGATGTTCATCCGAACCAGATCACGATCTGGAAAAACCAGCTCCTGGAAGGCGCCGCCGGCGTGTTTGGGCATGACAAGACATCGGCCGAGACGCCGGTCGATTTGAAGGCGTTACATGCCAAGATCGGCGAGCTGGCGTTGGAAAACG GATTTTTTGTCCGGCGCGCTCACCAAGGCGGGCCTGCTGAGCGCAAAGCGATGATCGACCGCGGTCATGATCTTTCTATCGTGCGCCAGGCGAAGGTCCTGAAGCTGGCTCGCAGCACGGTCTACTATGAACCTCGGCCAGTTTCGGCCGAGGACCTTGCCTTGATGCGTCGGCTCGATGAGCTGCATCTCGATTATCCCTTCGCGGGAGCGCGTATGCTGCGATCGTTGCTGCGGCGGGAGGGGGTATACGCCGGTCGCCGCCACATCGCGACGCTGATGAAGCGCATGGGGATCGAGGCGGTCTATCGTCGCCCGAACACGAGCAAGCCGGCTCCGGGTCACAAGATCTACCCGTACCTGTTGCGCGGATTGAAGATCGAGCGGCCCGACCATGCGTGGGCAATGGACATCACCTACATTCCGATGCGGCGTGGCTTCGTCTATCTCGCGGCGGTCGTCGATGTGTTCAGCCGACGGGTCCTGGCCCATCGCGTCTCGATCACAATGGAGGCGGCCTTCTGCGTCCAAGCGGTCCAGGAGGCGTTGGCGAAGCACGGCAGGCCCGAGATTTTCAACACCGATCAGGGCAGCCAGTTCACCAGCCTCGAGTTCACCGATGTGCTGCTGGACGCGAAGATCGCCATCAGCATGGACGGCAAGGGCGCCTGGCGCGACAACGTGTTTGTCGAGCGGCTCTGGCGCACGGTCAAATACGAAGAAGTTTATCTCCGCGTCTACGACAGCGTGTCCGAGGCGCGAGCGTCAATTGCCAAGTATCTGGCCTTCTACAATCAGGGACGCCCTCACTCGAGCCTTGACGGGCGCACGCCCGACGAGGCTTACTTCGGCACGCAAGCTATGGTGATGGCCGCATGA
- the istA gene encoding IS21-like element ISBj11 family transposase — protein MPGRHITDHQMRLYMKYRQTDSPPVAAAKASFSTSTAYRIEKDRRLPSQKKAPRGRRRPDPLARVFETDIAPMLKAAPGVRPVTIFEELLRRHPELGAGIRRTLERRIRAWRAIHGEEQEVIFRQTHEPGQRGLSDFTDMGELGVTIAGVPLDHRLYHFRLAYSGFEHAHVVLGGESFVALAEGLQNALWSLGGAPREHRTDSLSAAFCNLDRDAKDDLTRRYEDLCAHYGMRPSRNNRGIAHENGAIESSHGHLKRAIGDALLLRGTADFDDLAAYRGFIDEIASRRNARNAKRIDSERSALQDLPDRRTSDYEEVIVHVTSSGGFTLRKVFYTVPSRLIGHRLRVRLYDDHLDVFVGGTHLLTLPRGRPHPNGKHDQVVDYRHVIHSLRRKPMALLNLVYRDQLFPREAYRRAFDVLRKRLPDKKACRIMVDLLALAHERGCEAELANQLTADLNDGRLPDLNRLRTHFAPDPAQVPNVVVRLAPLATYECLIGTAEIGGAA, from the coding sequence GTGCCAGGCCGACACATTACCGATCACCAAATGAGGCTCTACATGAAGTACCGTCAGACCGATAGCCCACCCGTGGCCGCCGCCAAGGCTTCGTTCAGCACCTCGACCGCTTACCGGATCGAGAAGGATCGACGCCTTCCGTCGCAGAAGAAGGCTCCCCGCGGCCGTCGCCGGCCAGATCCCTTGGCCCGCGTATTTGAGACAGATATCGCGCCGATGCTGAAGGCCGCCCCCGGTGTGCGGCCGGTCACGATCTTCGAGGAGTTGCTCCGACGCCATCCCGAGCTCGGCGCCGGCATCCGTCGCACGCTGGAGCGCCGGATCCGGGCCTGGCGGGCGATCCACGGCGAGGAGCAGGAGGTCATCTTCCGCCAGACCCACGAACCCGGTCAGCGCGGCCTGTCCGACTTCACCGACATGGGCGAATTGGGTGTCACGATCGCGGGCGTACCGCTCGACCATCGTCTCTATCACTTCCGGCTGGCCTATTCCGGGTTTGAGCACGCCCATGTCGTGCTCGGCGGTGAGAGCTTCGTCGCTCTGGCCGAAGGCCTGCAGAATGCCTTGTGGTCACTCGGTGGGGCGCCACGGGAGCATCGCACCGACAGCCTGTCGGCCGCCTTTTGCAATCTCGACCGCGACGCCAAAGACGATCTGACGCGGCGATACGAAGACCTCTGTGCCCATTACGGCATGCGGCCTTCCCGCAACAATCGTGGCATCGCCCACGAGAACGGGGCGATCGAGAGTTCGCATGGTCATCTCAAGCGAGCGATCGGCGACGCGCTGTTGCTGCGTGGCACCGCCGACTTCGACGATCTAGCTGCCTATCGTGGCTTCATCGATGAGATCGCCAGCCGCCGCAATGCCCGCAACGCCAAGCGGATCGACAGTGAACGTAGCGCACTTCAGGATCTGCCGGACCGCCGCACGTCGGACTATGAAGAGGTGATCGTCCACGTGACGTCGTCCGGCGGCTTCACCTTGCGCAAGGTGTTCTACACGGTGCCGTCGCGCTTGATCGGCCATCGGCTGCGGGTGCGCCTGTATGACGATCACCTCGACGTGTTTGTCGGCGGCACGCATCTCCTCACCTTGCCGCGCGGGCGGCCGCATCCCAATGGCAAGCACGATCAGGTCGTCGATTATCGGCACGTGATCCATTCCTTGCGGCGCAAGCCGATGGCGCTCCTCAACCTGGTCTACCGCGACCAGCTGTTCCCCCGGGAAGCTTACCGCCGAGCCTTCGACGTCTTGCGCAAACGCTTACCGGACAAGAAGGCCTGCCGGATCATGGTCGATCTCCTCGCACTCGCCCATGAGCGCGGTTGCGAGGCCGAACTCGCCAATCAGCTCACGGCTGACCTGAACGACGGCCGGCTGCCCGACCTCAACCGGCTACGTACTCACTTCGCCCCGGATCCCGCCCAGGTGCCGAACGTCGTGGTACGCCTCGCACCGCTCGCCACCTATGAATGCCTCATCGGTACCGCCGAGATCGGAGGCGCCGCATGA
- a CDS encoding helix-turn-helix domain-containing protein, translated as MFVSITTDHRSLINSLSELGISSGSNPIVSLSEFTYKKGKTIYIESEPAEYVYQVRKGAVRTCKLLSDGRRQIGAFHLPGDIFGLENGGVHRFRAEAIIQTAVRLIRRQHLETVAENDAVVWRTLLSLTTNNLQHAEDHMLLLGRKTALERVAAFLHEMDERLTAADVISLPMSRRDIADYLGLTVETVSRAVSQLHTDGVLDFIGNTQREIVILDRQRLASLDLQS; from the coding sequence ATGTTCGTGAGCATCACCACAGACCATAGATCCCTAATCAATTCGCTCAGTGAGCTCGGCATATCGAGCGGCTCGAATCCGATCGTCAGCTTGAGTGAATTCACTTACAAGAAAGGTAAAACCATCTACATCGAGAGTGAGCCAGCCGAGTACGTCTACCAGGTCAGGAAAGGCGCGGTACGGACCTGCAAATTACTCTCCGATGGGCGGCGCCAGATTGGCGCATTTCATTTGCCGGGTGATATTTTTGGACTCGAGAACGGCGGAGTCCACCGATTTAGGGCGGAAGCGATCATCCAAACCGCTGTTCGCCTGATCAGGCGGCAACACCTTGAGACGGTCGCCGAGAATGACGCGGTTGTCTGGCGCACCTTGCTCAGCTTGACGACGAATAACTTGCAACACGCCGAAGACCATATGCTGCTGCTCGGACGTAAAACTGCTCTGGAGCGCGTTGCCGCGTTCTTGCACGAGATGGATGAACGACTCACGGCTGCTGACGTGATCTCGCTCCCAATGTCTCGGCGCGACATCGCCGATTACCTTGGTTTGACCGTCGAAACCGTTTCGCGTGCAGTGTCGCAATTGCACACTGATGGTGTCCTCGATTTCATCGGCAATACCCAACGCGAGATCGTGATTCTGGACCGGCAGCGGCTCGCGAGCCTTGACCTGCAAAGCTAA